A section of the Streptomyces sp. Je 1-369 genome encodes:
- a CDS encoding protein-tyrosine phosphatase family protein, translating to MTLPDMPESDETSTWASGAAGVLRLPSGRLVRGRGLRHPLPDGDLPDFGVYLLGKRPPEVAWEARWLPWPDFRLPRDRELARDVLREVWERAAGERVEVACGGGRGRTGTALACVAVLDGVPAAEAVSYVREHYDRRAVETPWQRRYVQRFAP from the coding sequence ATGACGCTTCCAGACATGCCCGAGAGCGATGAGACAAGCACATGGGCCAGCGGTGCCGCCGGGGTTTTACGGCTGCCCTCCGGGCGGCTCGTCCGGGGGCGGGGCCTTCGGCATCCGCTGCCGGACGGGGACCTGCCCGACTTCGGGGTCTATCTGCTCGGGAAGCGGCCGCCCGAAGTGGCTTGGGAGGCGCGGTGGTTGCCCTGGCCCGACTTTCGGCTGCCCCGGGATCGGGAGCTCGCGCGGGACGTGTTGCGCGAGGTGTGGGAGCGGGCCGCCGGGGAGCGGGTCGAGGTGGCGTGCGGGGGTGGGCGCGGGCGGACCGGGACGGCCCTCGCCTGTGTTGCCGTGCTCGACGGGGTGCCTGCGGCCGAGGCCGTGTCGTATGTACGCGAGCACTACGACCGGCGTGCCGTCGAGACGCCCTGGCAGCGGCGGTACGTCCAGAGGTTCGCCCCCTAG